ATCAGCGAGCTTTTGGATTATCTCAGGCATGGGGACGACGATCTGAATTCTACCGGCGCCGGGGAGGACGCATTCCAGATCATGCTGGTTGACTCTGAAGGAAGGATAAAAGTAAAAAAAGGGATGCTTTTCTACGATGGAGAGAATTTTTTCGATGGTCTCGACCCCGAATCGGTGGGAGATTGGAAGAACTGGGACAATATCCATCAGGTATATAAAAAAGACGGTACAGTATACTATTATTCCGCGCTCCCTTTGATCTCCACAAAGGACACCCCTTCGCCGTGGTATTTGATCTGCGGGGTTTCCGATCAGGTTCTTTACGGCAGCGTAAGATGGCAGATTTTAATATACTTTATCGGTATACTGTTTCTCTATATGGGATTTATCATTTTTGCATCGGTAATTATATCTAAAATGGTGATTAAGCGTCTATCGTTACTCTCGTTCGCCGTCGAGGCTATCGCGCAGAATAAGCTGGATACCCGCCTCCCCGAGGGTTCCGCCGATGAAATCGGCCGCCTGACGGAGAACATTTCGAAGATCAAGGATAATATTTCCGAATACCACAACCATCTCAACGATGTTATCCGCGCGCGGACGGAGGAACTTCAATTCGCGCTCACCAAACTCGAGCAGAAGGAGGAGTTGGCACGGCATGAAATCCTTTTCGCCGCGTCGATACAACAAGGTCTCATCCCTCCGCCTATCACATGGGGCAACCTGTCGGTCTCGTCCTATATCCGCCAGATGGAGCAGATCGGCGGTGATATTATCGATGTGATGGAGACCGGCGAACAGCTTGTCACCTATCTCGCGGATATTTCAGGCCACGGTATCCCCGCGTCTATGATCAGTATGCTGACAAAGATTGCATTCCTTTACGCCATCCAGAACGAGGAAAATATCATCGAGATCGCGAAGGAAGTCAACCAGAAAATCCATTTCCTGATAAACCGCCAGGAAATTAAATATAGGGCAGTTCTAAAAACTCACCCGAAATTATAGAAATAGTGTAAAGTATGATAAAATCATAGTCAAAGAAACGAGGGACGGCTATGACGAAAATCAAGAAAAAAGACCGCGGACTGTTCGAGTATGA
The DNA window shown above is from Brevinematales bacterium and carries:
- a CDS encoding SpoIIE family protein phosphatase, whose product is MNARFNVLKFAYQENEIKNILNNPYAPNVKEMLEDTWLITKNYSGNSLLVVHLTKQIFIDGQYGGTLNPKNQSDQWYFRLSVTNYQYVIFTDWHQILKYPYVWLLNIIRTPDAELGVIGFGIEISELLDYLRHGDDDLNSTGAGEDAFQIMLVDSEGRIKVKKGMLFYDGENFFDGLDPESVGDWKNWDNIHQVYKKDGTVYYYSALPLISTKDTPSPWYLICGVSDQVLYGSVRWQILIYFIGILFLYMGFIIFASVIISKMVIKRLSLLSFAVEAIAQNKLDTRLPEGSADEIGRLTENISKIKDNISEYHNHLNDVIRARTEELQFALTKLEQKEELARHEILFAASIQQGLIPPPITWGNLSVSSYIRQMEQIGGDIIDVMETGEQLVTYLADISGHGIPASMISMLTKIAFLYAIQNEENIIEIAKEVNQKIHFLINRQEIKYRAVLKTHPKL